Proteins encoded together in one Micromonospora auratinigra window:
- a CDS encoding BKACE family enzyme translates to MTTGTLITVAPTGAESAKAEVPALPVTLDELLLTAKECEALGAAVIHVHIRDDEAKPTLDQGRLRETVTALRESTDLIVQLSSGGAVTDPEAARLAVLDAAPDMASCTMGTVNFGDDVFLNRWEFIVDLHTRMQEKGVVPEYEIFELGHLTALQRLLGKYGLPHGGHVHVDLVMGVPGGMPGTTATLVAAAQMLRDLPEGTTFSATGIGRSTIPVMLASLSAGGHLRVGMEDTVTYAKGRPVESNMQLVARAVGFAQLAQRPPLTTAEARTLLGL, encoded by the coding sequence ATGACGACAGGGACGTTGATCACGGTTGCCCCCACCGGCGCGGAGTCGGCCAAGGCGGAGGTGCCGGCGCTGCCGGTGACCCTCGACGAACTGCTGCTGACGGCCAAGGAGTGCGAGGCGCTGGGCGCCGCCGTGATCCACGTCCACATCCGTGACGACGAGGCGAAGCCGACCCTGGACCAGGGGCGGCTGCGGGAGACCGTGACCGCGCTGCGGGAGAGCACCGACCTGATCGTGCAGCTCTCCTCCGGTGGCGCGGTGACCGACCCGGAGGCCGCCCGGCTGGCCGTGCTGGACGCCGCGCCCGACATGGCGTCCTGCACCATGGGCACGGTCAACTTCGGTGACGACGTCTTCCTGAACCGCTGGGAGTTCATCGTCGACCTGCACACCCGGATGCAGGAGAAGGGTGTCGTCCCCGAGTACGAGATCTTCGAGCTGGGTCACCTCACCGCCCTGCAGCGGCTGCTCGGCAAGTACGGCCTGCCGCACGGCGGGCACGTCCACGTCGACCTCGTGATGGGGGTGCCGGGCGGCATGCCGGGCACCACCGCCACCCTGGTCGCCGCCGCGCAGATGCTGCGTGACCTGCCCGAGGGCACCACCTTCTCGGCCACCGGCATCGGCCGCAGCACCATCCCGGTGATGCTGGCCTCCCTGTCGGCCGGCGGGCACCTCCGGGTGGGCATGGAGGACACGGTCACCTACGCCAAGGGTCGACCGGTCGAGTCCAACATGCAGCTGGTCGCCCGCGCGGTCGGTTTCGCGCAGCTCGCCCAGCGGCCGCCGCTGACCACCGCCGAGGCCCGGACGCTGCTCGGCCTGTAA
- the ygfZ gene encoding CAF17-like 4Fe-4S cluster assembly/insertion protein YgfZ: MIDIAGAVATEAIDEETRDQPEPAHRAAGVGPVAAHYGDPMREQRVLATGVGLVDRSHRGVVAVPGEERIGWLHTLTSQHLAALGPGQGTELLVLSPHGHVEQHAMVAEDGETTWLDTEPGMTAGLLTYLERMRFFSKVEPRDATADHALLSLVGPEATGALDTLGVTGLAAPDVVAVPGPKFRSGELPSRPTVVYDVQPLPVGGWARRVALGVDLLVPREAMTQVVDELRGAGVPVAGLWAYEAIRVAARRARAGVDTDHRTIPAEVDLIAPAVHLDKGCYRGQETVARVHNLGRPPRRLVLLHLDGVTTDQPPAAGTPVTLDGRPVGFVGTAVHHYELGQIALAVVKRNVSDDARLLVGETAAAIDPA; encoded by the coding sequence ATGATCGACATCGCGGGTGCGGTGGCCACCGAGGCGATCGACGAGGAGACCCGGGACCAGCCCGAGCCGGCCCACCGGGCGGCCGGGGTCGGCCCGGTCGCCGCCCACTACGGCGACCCGATGCGCGAGCAGCGCGTCCTGGCCACCGGGGTCGGCCTGGTGGACCGCTCGCACCGGGGGGTGGTGGCGGTGCCGGGCGAGGAGCGGATCGGCTGGCTGCACACCCTGACCAGCCAGCACCTCGCCGCGCTGGGTCCGGGGCAGGGCACCGAGCTGTTGGTCCTCTCCCCGCACGGGCACGTCGAGCAGCACGCCATGGTCGCCGAGGACGGCGAGACCACCTGGCTGGACACCGAGCCGGGGATGACCGCCGGCCTGTTGACCTACCTGGAGCGGATGCGGTTCTTCAGCAAGGTCGAGCCGCGCGACGCCACTGCCGACCACGCCCTGCTCTCGCTGGTCGGGCCGGAGGCCACCGGCGCGCTCGACACCCTCGGCGTCACCGGGCTGGCCGCGCCCGACGTGGTCGCGGTGCCGGGCCCGAAGTTCCGCTCCGGCGAGCTGCCGTCCCGGCCCACCGTGGTGTACGACGTGCAGCCGTTGCCGGTCGGCGGCTGGGCCCGGCGGGTGGCGCTCGGCGTGGACCTGCTGGTCCCCCGGGAGGCGATGACCCAGGTGGTCGACGAGCTGCGCGGTGCGGGCGTGCCGGTGGCGGGGCTGTGGGCGTACGAGGCGATCCGGGTGGCCGCCCGGCGGGCCCGGGCCGGGGTGGACACCGACCACCGGACGATCCCGGCCGAGGTGGACCTGATCGCCCCGGCCGTGCACCTGGACAAGGGCTGCTACCGGGGGCAGGAGACGGTGGCCCGGGTGCACAACCTGGGCCGGCCGCCGCGCCGGCTGGTGCTGCTGCACCTGGACGGGGTGACCACCGACCAGCCGCCGGCCGCCGGTACGCCGGTGACCCTGGACGGCCGGCCGGTCGGCTTCGTCGGCACCGCGGTGCACCACTACGAACTGGGTCAGATCGCCCTCGCCGTGGTCAAGCGCAACGTCTCCGACGACGCCCGGTTGCTGGTCGGCGAGACGGCCGCCGCCATCGATCCGGCCTGA
- a CDS encoding FABP family protein, with protein MSENPLQPPWLNAPPVDPYPYEESHDLRVGPKLHRSLDGLLPYIGVWRGRGRGGFPTIEDFDFAQEIRISHDGRPFLFYESRAWILDEESRPVRPAGREVGWWRPVMDGDRVTDELEALMTTPTGVMELHIGKRKGTQIEFATDAVVRTATAKEVTAGARLFGIVEGALLYAQEMAAVGHPLSPHLSARLTRVAG; from the coding sequence GTGAGTGAGAACCCGCTTCAGCCGCCGTGGCTGAACGCGCCACCGGTCGACCCGTACCCGTACGAGGAGAGCCACGACCTGCGCGTCGGTCCGAAGCTGCACCGCAGCCTGGACGGGCTGCTGCCGTACATCGGGGTGTGGCGGGGGCGCGGCCGGGGTGGGTTCCCCACCATCGAGGACTTCGACTTCGCGCAGGAGATCCGGATCAGCCACGACGGCCGGCCGTTCCTGTTCTACGAGTCGCGGGCCTGGATCCTGGACGAGGAGAGCCGCCCGGTCCGCCCGGCCGGCCGCGAGGTCGGCTGGTGGCGTCCGGTCATGGACGGCGACCGGGTGACCGACGAGCTGGAAGCGCTGATGACCACGCCGACCGGCGTGATGGAGCTGCACATCGGCAAGCGCAAGGGCACCCAGATCGAGTTCGCCACCGACGCGGTGGTGCGCACCGCGACGGCGAAGGAGGTCACCGCCGGTGCCCGCCTGTTCGGCATCGTCGAGGGCGCCCTGCTCTACGCCCAGGAGATGGCCGCCGTCGGCCACCCCCTCAGCCCTCACCTCTCCGCCCGCCTCACCCGCGTAGCCGGCTGA
- a CDS encoding Fur family transcriptional regulator has product MSESSLAELLRSRGLRLTAQRQLVLQAVLELGHATPEQVHSAVREVAAGVNITTIYRTLELLERLGLVTHTHLSHGSPTYHAAGEHQHVHLVCRECGAIDEIDPELLRPLAEQLAAQRGFQVDIGHVALFGVCGQCEDGGRK; this is encoded by the coding sequence GTGTCCGAATCCTCCCTCGCGGAACTGCTCCGCTCCCGTGGGCTGCGGCTGACGGCGCAGCGGCAACTGGTCCTCCAGGCGGTGCTGGAGCTGGGGCACGCGACGCCGGAGCAGGTGCACTCGGCGGTCCGGGAGGTTGCCGCCGGGGTCAACATCACCACCATCTACCGGACGCTGGAGCTGCTGGAGCGGTTGGGACTGGTGACCCACACCCACCTGTCGCACGGGTCACCGACCTATCACGCGGCCGGTGAGCACCAGCACGTGCACCTGGTCTGCCGGGAGTGCGGCGCGATCGACGAGATCGATCCCGAGCTGCTCCGCCCGCTGGCCGAACAGCTGGCCGCGCAGCGGGGATTCCAGGTCGACATCGGGCACGTGGCGCTCTTCGGCGTCTGCGGCCAGTGCGAGGACGGGGGACGGAAATGA
- the mtfM gene encoding small membrane protein MtfM — translation MVTEIGFVSLLVAGLGALAGGLVYAAVRISRGKW, via the coding sequence ATGGTTACCGAGATCGGGTTCGTCAGCCTGCTGGTCGCCGGCCTCGGCGCGCTCGCCGGTGGCCTGGTCTACGCCGCGGTCCGCATTTCGAGAGGTAAATGGTGA
- a CDS encoding SCP2 sterol-binding domain-containing protein, which translates to MGEAIEQFFATLPARAPAVLRGPTTGSLQIDLTSGNRTEHWYVRLAHGAVRVSREQQPADATFTVSAALFERLVTGREAGMAAVLRNEATFSGNVVLFLVFRRFLPDPPGTRDPRETAREHVGRSVR; encoded by the coding sequence GTGGGTGAGGCGATCGAGCAGTTCTTCGCGACACTGCCGGCGCGTGCCCCGGCGGTGCTGCGCGGACCGACCACCGGCAGCCTCCAGATCGACCTGACCAGCGGAAACCGCACTGAGCACTGGTACGTGCGGCTGGCCCACGGTGCGGTGCGGGTGAGCCGGGAGCAGCAGCCGGCCGACGCCACCTTCACGGTCAGCGCCGCGCTCTTCGAGCGGCTGGTCACCGGTCGGGAGGCCGGCATGGCGGCCGTGCTGCGCAACGAGGCGACCTTCAGCGGCAACGTGGTGCTGTTCCTGGTCTTCCGTCGCTTCCTCCCCGACCCGCCCGGCACCCGGGACCCCCGCGAGACGGCCCGCGAACACGTCGGGCGGTCGGTCCGATGA
- a CDS encoding aminotransferase class IV → MVASRVAVPGRGLVPAGTAVLRGDDRGVLHGDGLFETLHLRDGRPWLRDAHLARLRAGAAAVELDLPPTGALVDLLDEVCAGWPPEVEGALRLVCTRGPEGGGPPTVYATLGEVPAATRRARGTGVRVATLPLGVAARSRPELDWLPHGVKSTSYALSTAARRWATRSGVDDVLWVSTDGYALEAPSANLVWLTGRTLCTVPAAATGVLPGVTARWLLDHAADLDLTPQERLVTLGELHEADGIWLTSSLRGLAEIRTLDNAPRPHSPLTAPLLTLLGFPAG, encoded by the coding sequence GTGGTGGCATCACGGGTGGCGGTGCCGGGTCGGGGCCTCGTACCGGCCGGGACGGCGGTGCTGCGCGGCGACGACCGGGGCGTGCTGCACGGCGACGGGCTCTTCGAGACCCTGCACCTGCGGGACGGACGGCCGTGGCTGCGCGACGCGCACCTGGCCCGGCTGCGGGCCGGCGCCGCGGCGGTGGAACTGGACCTCCCCCCGACCGGCGCGCTGGTCGACCTGCTGGACGAGGTGTGCGCCGGCTGGCCGCCCGAGGTGGAAGGGGCCCTGCGGCTGGTCTGCACCCGGGGGCCGGAGGGCGGCGGACCGCCGACGGTCTACGCCACGCTGGGCGAGGTGCCGGCAGCGACCCGGCGGGCCCGGGGCACCGGGGTGCGCGTCGCCACCCTGCCGCTCGGGGTGGCCGCCCGGTCCCGCCCCGAGCTCGACTGGCTGCCCCACGGGGTGAAGTCGACCTCGTACGCGCTGAGCACCGCCGCCCGTCGCTGGGCCACCCGCAGTGGCGTCGACGACGTGCTCTGGGTCTCCACCGACGGGTACGCGCTGGAGGCGCCGAGCGCGAACCTGGTGTGGCTGACCGGGCGGACCCTCTGCACCGTGCCCGCCGCCGCCACCGGCGTGCTGCCGGGGGTGACCGCCCGCTGGCTGCTCGACCACGCCGCCGACCTCGACCTCACGCCCCAGGAACGCCTGGTGACCCTCGGCGAGCTGCACGAGGCCGACGGCATCTGGCTCACCAGCTCCCTGCGCGGCCTGGCGGAGATCCGGACCCTGGACAACGCCCCCCGCCCCCACTCCCCCCTGACCGCCCCCCTGCTCACCCTCCTCGGCTTCCCCGCAGGTTGA
- a CDS encoding DsrE family protein: MLGSMARTLVVKATAGADAPERCAQAFTVAATAAAAGVDVSLWLTGESTWFALPGRAQEFDLPHSAPLAELLHVILTTGTVTACTQCAARRDIGPDDVIPGVRIAGAAVFVEEAMAEGAQALVY, translated from the coding sequence ATGCTGGGCTCCATGGCCCGCACTCTCGTCGTCAAGGCCACCGCCGGCGCGGACGCCCCGGAGCGCTGCGCGCAGGCCTTCACGGTGGCCGCCACGGCCGCCGCCGCCGGGGTGGACGTCTCGCTCTGGCTGACCGGGGAGTCGACCTGGTTCGCGCTGCCGGGCCGGGCGCAGGAGTTCGACCTGCCGCACTCCGCGCCGCTGGCCGAGCTGCTGCACGTGATCCTCACCACCGGCACGGTGACCGCCTGCACCCAGTGCGCGGCCCGCCGCGACATCGGCCCGGACGACGTCATCCCCGGCGTACGCATCGCCGGGGCGGCGGTCTTCGTCGAGGAGGCGATGGCGGAGGGGGCCCAGGCCCTCGTCTACTGA